The following is a genomic window from Lujinxingia vulgaris.
CCAGCCCGGAGCAGCCCGCATCGCCGCCCGTGGAGCGCACGTGGCACTATGTCCGCGCCTCCCTCGGTCTGAGTTTCGCCTTTTAAGGATCTTGTGATGGGCACGATTGAGTTTCGCGACATCTACAAAAGTTTTGGCAGCAATCACGTCCTGCGCGGTGTGAGCGTGACTGTGCAGTCCGGCCAGGTCTTTTTTGTGATTGGCCAGTCCGGCGCGGGTAAAAGCGTGCTCGTCAAACACCTCGTCGGTTTGATCCGCCCCGATCAAGGCCGCGTGCTGCTGGACGGCGTCGACGTTACGGACTTTAAAGAAAAAGAGTTCTTCCCCATCCGCAAACGCTGCGCGATGGTTTTTCAGAACTCAACCCTCTTCGACTCAATGACCCTGCAGGAGAACGTGGCGCTGCCCATCCGAAAGCACCTTGGGGTCACCGTAGAAGAGGCCGGCCAGATGGCGCTGGAGAAACTCAAGCTCGTCGGTATGCAACGCCACGCCGACCGCTTCCCGGCCGACTTCGGAGACGGGATGCGCAAAAAAGTTGCCATTGCCCGAGCGCTCACGCTCGACCCGGAGTTTGTGATCTTCGATGAGCCCACCACCGGCATCGACCCCATCAGCGCGGCGATGGTCGATAAGCTCATCCGCCACCTCTCCGATGCCCTCGGGGTGACCTCGATTGTCATCAGCCACGACCTGCGCTCGATC
Proteins encoded in this region:
- a CDS encoding ABC transporter ATP-binding protein, with the protein product MGTIEFRDIYKSFGSNHVLRGVSVTVQSGQVFFVIGQSGAGKSVLVKHLVGLIRPDQGRVLLDGVDVTDFKEKEFFPIRKRCAMVFQNSTLFDSMTLQENVALPIRKHLGVTVEEAGQMALEKLKLVGMQRHADRFPADFGDGMRKKVAIARALTLDPEFVIFDEPTTGIDPISAAMVDKLIRHLSDALGVTSIVISHDLRSIFGIADRIAMLYKGKLILDGSQQAFKESDNPIVQQFIKGLPDGPMEV